DNA from Amycolatopsis sp. DSM 110486:
GTTCATGCCGGGCCGGTGACGCCGCTGGCGGTCAGGATCAGCTGGGCGGAATCGGTGGTGTCCGGGGCGGAGGTCACGCTCAGCGCGCGTTCCGCTGCGACCGGGTCGGCTTCCGGGGGGATCACCAGCAGGGTCAGGTGATGGATGCGTGGTCCGATCACCACGATGGTGTGCTGCTGGAGGCCGGAGAAACTCGCCAGCCGCACCAGATCGGGTCCGTGGGCGAGCCGGTCCGGTGCGAGGTCCCATGCAGCCGGGTTGAAGCCGATGCGGTCCACGCTTCCGAATTCTGCGGTGAGCGAGGCGACGAGGGCGCTGAATTCAGTGACCGGATCCCTTGACCGTGGCCACCACGCGCCG
Protein-coding regions in this window:
- a CDS encoding DUF5994 family protein, whose amino-acid sequence is MKFVPGNGASATVINSFAIGHRLQLKEPGATKGCFDGAWWPRSRDPVTEFSALVASLTAEFGSVDRIGFNPAAWDLAPDRLAHGPDLVRLASFSGLQQHTIVVIGPRIHHLTLLVIPPEADPVAAERALSVTSAPDTTDSAQLILTASGVTGPA